One stretch of Patagioenas fasciata isolate bPatFas1 chromosome 9, bPatFas1.hap1, whole genome shotgun sequence DNA includes these proteins:
- the LOC136105139 gene encoding G-protein coupled receptor 35-like, translating to MPALSRNRLMQPLMHFTTRVCLPAQQNGSQNIVQHLHIWTMNVSNNCSVSNLEIHRQVRLIEFSLYILIFFFGAVFNALALWVFFCKIKKWTETRVYAINLVFADCFVICTLPFMAYLLWNKSTRDELCQFIEAMYFINMVVSIYIISFISIDRYIAIKHPLKARTFRSPSKAALLCGLLWLSVIISTALQLRQRHAALCFQKDTTASATLNLLSIFFVFTLPLAILTFCSTEVIRNLKRRLNTNSPEKKLIRKALYIIYANLIVFLICFLPAYLGVLARFIMESIGATCFLIQVMRNFSSVTRCIATSNCCLDSVCYYFVTKEFHEALLLPKSSTEKTDQIHSLQTHT from the exons atgcctgctttgagcaggaaccGTCTAATGCAGCCCTTAATG CACTTCACCACCCGAGTCTGTCTCCCAGCCCAGCAGAACGG GTCTCAGAACATCGTACAACATCTACACATCTGGACAATGAATGTGTCCAACAACTGCAGTGTCTCAAATCTAGAAATCCATCGGCAAGTTCGTCTCATTGAATTTTCTCTGTATatcctcattttcttttttggAGCAGTATTTAATGCCCTTGCCCTCTGggtgtttttctgcaagataaAGAAGTGGACAGAAACCAGGGTGTATGCAATAAATTTAGTCTTTGCAGATTGCTTCGTCATCTGCACCTTACCTTTCATGGCTTATTTGCTCTGGAATAAGTCAACCCGAGATGAACTCTGCCAGTTTATAGAGGCGATGTATTTTATCAACATGGTTGTGAGCATCTACATAATTTCATTTATCTCAATCGATCGATACATTGCCATAAAGCACCCCTTGAAAGCCAGGACCTTCAGGTCTCCATCAAAGgctgcccttctctgtgggcttCTGTGGCTCTCCGTGATAATCAGCACTGCTTTACAGCTTCGGCAGAGACACGCTGCTCTCTGCTTTCAGAAGGATACCACCGCATCCGCTACTCTGAACctcctttccattttctttgtttttactcTTCCATTAGCAATCTTGACTTTTTGCTCTACAGAAGTCATTAGGAACCTTAAGAGACGTCTGAACACAAATTCACCAGAGAAAAAATTAATCCGGAAAGCTCTTTACATTATTTATGCAAATCTGATTGTGTTTCTAATATGTTTTCTACCAGCCTACCTTGGGGTACTTGCCAGGTTCATAATGGAGAGCATTGGAGCTACCTGTTTCCTGATCCAGGTTATGAGGAACTTCTCCTCTGTGACGAGGTGTATTGCCACATCCAACTGCTGCCTGGACAGCGTCTGCTACTACTTCGTGACCAAGGAGTTCCATGAAGCTCTCTTACTGCCCAAATCCAGCACTGAAAAAACAGATCAAATCCACTCCTTGCAGACACACACTTGA
- the LOC136105190 gene encoding G-protein coupled receptor 35-like, whose product MNNCTEDDDTVQNGVVLFQLIVYIPVLSLGIPLNTIAFWIFCCKLKRWTETRVYMINLMVADSFLLFSLPFLLYFTKYDYPIDKLCSTILNIYFINMPMSILIITLIAIDRYIAIKFPLKAKILRSPLKSASICGFLWIILIIYSFLRSAFQKETEQFCLQKQSIQPNYSVLFSIIFGYLIPLGIVIFCSVQVIKCLKKKIITSPHEKKLIQKAIQIISVNLCVFVLCFSPIHITLFLRFIVDVSTACSLLLEVTTSIQICSCIASINCCLDAFCYYFAAQEFPEFPSLFPTCISKRCRMNQSQESQPPTDQVTI is encoded by the coding sequence ATGAATAACTGCACAGAAGATGATGACACGGTGCAGAATGGCGTTGTGTTATTTCAATTGATTGTCTACATCCCAGTGCTCTCTCTGGGGATCCCTCTGAACACAATTGCCTTCTGGATCTTCTGCTGCAAACTCAAGAGATGGACTGAGACCAGGGTGTACATGATCAACCTCATGGTTGCAGACAGTTTCCtgctcttttccttgcctttcctgttATATTTTACCAAGTATGACTATCCCATCGACAAGCTATGTTCCACCATATTGAACATCTATTTTATAAACATGCCTATGAGCATACTTATCATCACCCTGATAGCAATTGATCGATACATTGCAATCAAGTTCCCTCTAAAAGCAAAGATTCTTCGATCCCCACTGAAATCGGCTTCCATCTGTGGGTTTCTTTGGATAATACTGATAATTTATTCTTTCCTGCGTTCAGcctttcaaaaagaaacagaacaattCTGTTTGCAGAAACAATCTATTCAACCTAATTATTCAGTGTTATTCTCTATTATTTTTGGGTATTTGATTCCCTTAGGAATTGTGATTTTTTGCTCAGTACAAGTCATCAAATGTCTCAAAAAGAAGATAATCACAAGCCCTCATGAAAAAAAGTTGATCCAGAAAGCAATCCAAATTATTTCTgtgaatttgtgtgtgtttgtcttaTGTTTTTCACCTATCCACATCACACTGTTCTTGCGATTTATAGTGGATGTTTCTACAGCTTGTTCTCTGCTCTTGGAAGTTACAACCTCTATTCAGATATGTTCATGCATAGCAAGTATTAACTGTTGTTTGGATGCATTTTGCTATTACTTTGCAGCCCAGGAATTTCCGGAATTTCCTTCTCTGTTCCCCACTTGTATATCGAAGAGGTGCAGGATGAACCAAAGCCAAGAGTCACAGCCACCCACAGATCAAGTCACGATATAA